The Nitrospirota bacterium genome includes a region encoding these proteins:
- a CDS encoding SAM-dependent DNA methyltransferase, with the protein MDLKVNKTNLDVSTLENWLWEAACKIRGEIDAPKYKDYILPLIFLKRLSDVFEDEINNLKDEYGNQPIAEEIASEDHSIVRFFLPVDARWTNISKQTTNIGEYLTSAVRSIAKENPKLQGVVDIVDFNATAAGQRIISDDRLKALIEVLGRYRLGLKDVEPDILGRAYEYLLRKFAEGSGQSAGEFYTPREVAILMSYILDPEPGDEIYDPCCGSGGLLIKSYLRFRGKFKNNFSVTPLKFYGQEILHTTYAMAKMNAFIHDMETDIALGDTMNNPKFLNSDGSLKKFDKVTANPMWNQDFAQSTYEKDAYNRFIYGYPPSSSADWGWIQHMFASLNEKGKMAVVLDTGAVSRGSGNQGANRERDIRKAFVEKDWVEAVILMPENLFYNTTAPGIILVINKKKKKKGEIILINTSKLFSKGRPKNYLTDENIQKVYEVYSGWRDEEGISKVIKNEEAIKNDYNLSPSRYVSQNGGEEVLPVEEAIVLLKEAEEERAIADKKLKDILEKMGFEI; encoded by the coding sequence ATGGATTTAAAGGTGAATAAAACTAACTTAGACGTAAGCACCCTTGAAAATTGGTTATGGGAGGCTGCTTGTAAAATAAGGGGTGAAATTGATGCTCCTAAGTATAAAGATTACATTCTACCTCTAATTTTCCTCAAACGCCTTTCGGATGTTTTTGAAGATGAGATAAACAACCTTAAAGATGAATACGGAAATCAACCCATAGCTGAAGAAATAGCTTCTGAAGACCACTCAATTGTCAGATTCTTTCTACCTGTAGATGCAAGATGGACGAACATATCAAAACAGACAACAAATATCGGTGAATACCTGACAAGTGCTGTCCGTTCTATTGCTAAGGAAAATCCAAAACTTCAGGGTGTCGTTGACATAGTAGATTTTAATGCTACAGCAGCAGGGCAGAGAATTATCAGCGATGACAGACTAAAGGCTCTAATAGAAGTTTTAGGAAGATACAGGCTCGGTTTGAAGGATGTAGAGCCTGACATATTGGGAAGGGCTTATGAATATCTTTTGAGAAAATTTGCTGAAGGCTCTGGACAGAGTGCTGGAGAATTCTATACGCCCAGAGAAGTTGCAATATTAATGTCTTACATCTTAGACCCTGAACCAGGAGATGAAATTTATGACCCTTGTTGTGGCTCTGGAGGACTTCTTATCAAAAGTTATTTGCGCTTCAGAGGGAAATTTAAAAATAATTTCTCAGTTACACCTTTGAAATTTTATGGACAGGAAATATTACACACCACTTATGCTATGGCAAAGATGAATGCTTTTATTCATGACATGGAAACAGATATCGCGCTCGGAGACACTATGAATAACCCAAAGTTCCTCAATTCTGATGGTTCTCTCAAGAAGTTCGATAAGGTTACTGCCAATCCAATGTGGAATCAAGATTTTGCACAATCTACTTATGAAAAAGATGCATACAATCGTTTTATTTATGGGTATCCCCCTTCTTCAAGTGCAGACTGGGGATGGATTCAGCATATGTTTGCTTCTTTGAACGAGAAAGGGAAAATGGCAGTGGTCTTGGACACAGGAGCAGTTTCAAGGGGAAGTGGTAATCAGGGTGCAAATAGGGAAAGAGATATACGGAAAGCCTTTGTAGAAAAAGATTGGGTGGAAGCAGTTATCCTGATGCCTGAGAACCTGTTCTATAACACCACAGCCCCAGGAATCATTTTAGTCATAAATAAGAAAAAGAAGAAAAAGGGTGAAATTATTCTTATCAATACCTCAAAGCTCTTTTCCAAAGGCAGACCCAAAAACTATCTGACTGATGAGAACATTCAGAAGGTTTATGAAGTTTATTCAGGGTGGAGGGATGAGGAAGGTATCAGCAAGGTTATCAAGAATGAAGAAGCAATAAAGAATGACTATAACCTCAGTCCTTCAAGATATGTTTCACAGAATGGTGGAGAGGAAGTTTTACCAGTAGAAGAAGCAATAGTTTTGTTAAAAGAGGCAGAGGAAGAAAGGGCAATCGCTGATAAGAAGTTAAAAGACATTTTAGAAAAGATGGGATTTGAAATATGA
- a CDS encoding HNH nuclease family protein: MVLGIRHRKIRKPKPKKPEIDKSVAEIVRELKADSSASLNYREQSLKIHGLVCAKCGREFNFKNRHLLTVHHKDGNSQNNPADGSNWENLCVYCHEDEHSRGLLGDYLTGKSEAH, from the coding sequence ATGGTTTTGGGAATCAGACATCGAAAAATTAGAAAACCTAAACCCAAAAAGCCGGAGATTGACAAATCAGTTGCTGAGATTGTTCGTGAATTAAAAGCAGATTCATCTGCTTCCTTAAACTACAGGGAACAATCTCTGAAAATTCACGGGCTTGTCTGCGCAAAATGCGGAAGGGAATTCAATTTCAAAAACAGGCATCTCCTTACAGTGCATCATAAAGACGGTAACAGTCAGAACAATCCTGCCGACGGCTCCAACTGGGAAAATCTCTGTGTTTATTGCCATGAAGACGAACACAGCAGAGGGCTCCTTGGGGATTATCTGACAGGAAAGAGCGAGGCACATTGA
- a CDS encoding PilZ domain-containing protein, with product MLIQNEVERRRYKRYAFHEDIIIDGSKHCTTMDISEGGLYVSAMQIFEKGNVIEITIPFGEQNITVKAKVQYCQPGIGMGIMFIDLNEQQKMLIKKLIDRIKENTSE from the coding sequence ATGCTTATCCAGAATGAAGTAGAGCGCAGAAGATATAAAAGATATGCTTTCCATGAAGATATTATTATAGATGGCTCAAAGCATTGTACAACCATGGATATTAGTGAAGGTGGTCTGTATGTTTCTGCAATGCAGATTTTTGAAAAAGGGAATGTTATTGAAATTACTATACCCTTTGGGGAACAGAATATAACAGTAAAAGCAAAAGTTCAATACTGTCAGCCAGGAATTGGGATGGGCATTATGTTTATAGATCTGAATGAACAACAGAAAATGCTGATTAAGAAATTAATTGATAGAATAAAAGAAAACACTTCTGAGTAA
- a CDS encoding radical SAM protein — protein sequence MPVKKIPKPTSGGLILSYKCSAECRHCIYACSQKWKADPISEDDLEKILKQLSGKIMPSVFGPKKVGLSDGLHFTGGEPFLYFDLLCKAVEIADRLNIPSTFVETNCFWAVDDATTKEKLKLLKKKGLRGIMISVNPFYLEYVPFERTKRTIRISLDVFGSNTMVYQLEYYKRFLHLGIKDRVPFEEYQKLEKKEDLLRDVEFFIMGRAPYKLKNILKEYSTQYPADHFFSQECITPFLRVWHNHFDNYGNYIPGFCGGISFGDCRELDKLLQEGIDTEQYPVLGLLMDNNMRGLFEFAKSSGYKEIEDGYFSKCHLCMDIRKHLALNGDFRELKPEEFYRHLKE from the coding sequence ATGCCAGTAAAGAAGATACCAAAACCGACTTCCGGCGGACTGATTCTTTCCTATAAATGTTCTGCAGAGTGCAGGCACTGCATATACGCCTGCTCGCAAAAATGGAAAGCAGACCCTATTTCTGAAGATGACCTCGAAAAGATACTCAAACAGCTTTCAGGAAAGATAATGCCGAGTGTTTTTGGCCCGAAGAAGGTTGGTCTGAGTGACGGTCTCCACTTTACAGGTGGTGAGCCGTTTCTGTATTTTGATTTGCTGTGTAAGGCAGTGGAGATAGCTGACAGGCTTAATATCCCTTCAACTTTTGTAGAGACTAACTGTTTCTGGGCTGTTGACGATGCAACCACGAAAGAGAAGCTCAAGCTGCTGAAGAAAAAAGGTTTAAGGGGCATTATGATTTCAGTTAACCCATTCTATCTCGAATACGTCCCTTTTGAGAGGACAAAAAGGACGATACGTATAAGCCTTGATGTCTTCGGAAGTAATACGATGGTCTATCAGCTCGAATATTATAAAAGGTTTCTCCATCTTGGCATAAAGGACAGAGTGCCCTTTGAGGAATATCAGAAACTGGAGAAGAAGGAAGACCTGCTCAGAGATGTTGAATTTTTTATTATGGGAAGAGCACCTTATAAACTTAAAAATATTTTGAAAGAATATTCAACTCAATATCCAGCCGACCATTTTTTCAGTCAGGAATGTATAACCCCATTTCTTCGTGTTTGGCACAACCATTTCGATAACTATGGCAACTATATACCTGGTTTCTGCGGAGGTATATCATTCGGGGACTGCAGGGAACTGGACAAACTGCTTCAAGAGGGGATAGATACTGAACAATATCCTGTCCTCGGTTTACTGATGGATAACAATATGAGAGGGCTTTTCGAATTCGCAAAGTCTTCAGGTTACAAAGAAATAGAAGATGGCTATTTCTCAAAATGCCATCTTTGCATGGATATCAGGAAACACCTTGCCCTTAATGGAGATTTCAGGGAACTCAAACCAGAAGAATTTTACAGGCACCTAAAAGAGTGA
- a CDS encoding restriction endonuclease subunit S, translating to MNNSNGFRMTEIGLLPEDWEVKKLNQLFEIQQGKALSPKHRRGISPYPFLRTSNVYWGRIDLTNLDYMDFSTEEVDKMALRTDDLLICEGGDIGRTAMWSGQIKKCCYQNHLHRLRPLRKNEAFPKFFMYWMQASMLLLGLYVGAGNKTTIPNLSRARLGEFQLPLPFFSEQQKIASVLSAVQEAKEKTENVIKALKEFKKSMMKHLFTYGPVPYPPSSPLNKGGIEGGVPLKETEIGMIPEHWEVSMLGKYCKVLTGGTPKTKVKEYWLPAEIPWMKSGEIQGSVITKIDTYISKKGLENSNARLLPKNTVVIALAGRGKTRGTTAILKTECACNQSVACMISNEQLHYYYLHYYLSFIYVYIRNLTGDKDRSGLNLQIIQRIPLILPPLTEQHQIAESLSAIDKKIEAENTKKNSLEALFKTLLSLLMTGKIRVKDLDI from the coding sequence ATGAATAATTCAAACGGCTTCAGAATGACAGAGATAGGATTATTGCCGGAAGACTGGGAAGTGAAGAAACTGAATCAGTTGTTTGAAATACAGCAGGGTAAAGCATTATCGCCAAAACACAGAAGGGGTATATCACCGTATCCATTCTTAAGAACATCAAATGTTTATTGGGGCAGGATAGATTTAACAAATTTAGATTACATGGATTTCTCTACAGAAGAAGTTGATAAAATGGCATTAAGGACTGATGATTTGCTTATTTGTGAAGGTGGTGATATAGGGAGAACAGCAATGTGGTCAGGTCAAATTAAAAAGTGCTGTTATCAAAATCATCTTCATCGCCTGAGACCTTTAAGAAAAAATGAAGCATTCCCCAAGTTTTTTATGTATTGGATGCAAGCCTCTATGTTACTGCTTGGATTATATGTTGGTGCAGGAAATAAGACAACAATTCCAAATCTTTCAAGAGCGCGATTAGGAGAGTTTCAGCTACCATTACCTTTCTTCTCCGAACAACAAAAAATTGCCTCTGTTCTTTCAGCCGTACAGGAAGCAAAAGAGAAAACTGAAAATGTCATTAAAGCATTAAAGGAATTCAAGAAATCCATGATGAAGCATCTTTTCACCTATGGACCTGTGCCTTACCCCCCTTCATCCCCCCTTAATAAGGGGGGAATAGAGGGGGGTGTGCCTTTGAAAGAGACAGAGATCGGGATGATTCCTGAGCATTGGGAAGTGAGTATGCTTGGCAAATATTGCAAGGTCTTAACTGGTGGAACTCCAAAAACTAAAGTTAAGGAATATTGGCTTCCTGCTGAAATCCCATGGATGAAATCAGGTGAAATTCAGGGTAGTGTTATAACTAAAATTGATACATATATATCAAAAAAAGGGTTAGAAAATTCAAATGCAAGGCTTCTACCTAAAAATACCGTTGTGATTGCCCTAGCAGGAAGGGGGAAAACAAGAGGTACAACGGCTATTCTAAAGACAGAATGTGCATGTAATCAGTCTGTAGCTTGTATGATCTCTAATGAACAACTCCACTATTATTATCTTCATTACTATCTTTCTTTTATTTACGTTTATATAAGGAATCTTACTGGTGATAAAGACAGAAGTGGTTTGAACCTACAGATAATACAGAGAATACCTCTTATTCTTCCTCCTCTCACTGAGCAACATCAGATTGCCGAATCTTTATCAGCCATTGATAAAAAGATAGAAGCTGAAAATACCAAGAAGAATTCGTTAGAAGCTCTTTTTAAAACTTTGCTTTCTCTTTTAATGACAGGTAAAATTAGGGTCAAAGACCTTGATATATAA